Genomic DNA from Anthonomus grandis grandis chromosome 5, icAntGran1.3, whole genome shotgun sequence:
ttcaattcaacaaaaacttgtGACAGTTGAGggatttaatttagatttaaaagtTCCTTTCACTACTGTAAAATTGTAGATATAAAGCTGTCTTAAATAGTATGCTTGTTGGTCAGGTAATTGCGGCAGCGCTTGGTTCTTTTGGCAATCAAGTGAAAAAATGTCAACTCCTTCCTTCGCTTCtcgcaaaaaattaaagtaagcCTGAGCCTTTAATTTATGTACTCTTTTCTCGACCagataagaaagaaagaaagaaagaaaatgtgctatattacgtaagacaacaaaatcttgtgtacaagcatcctaaaaactaaaaaattccaaattcactttaaatttcaaacaaacataacttctaaaacactttaccataaaatttatacacattaccaaaattaatcataacaaaacagattgagaaaaaaaagcatctttttgataaatttcattaaaaaataagtaaagctgtcaataaaacagaatttagaagaagtcaattacattatttaacaggaaacaaaactaaaacactaaaatgatgtcagagcacaggttaaaaggtatcattaaaaaaatcgtcaaggctataatatgccttgcataataaaagtgattttaattcctttttgaatctctaacttctaaaatttgtctgatacatagaggaacatggttgtaaatttttttgctgaggtatataagtgagttcttcgtgagggaggatgtagggattggtaagggaaaatcgttaacctggcgagtcatatgaccagtgttagaggtaATTAACTTTTGTGGCTTCATCGgaacaactttttattttttcagttagTTGTAGACATGTAGAACATACGTCAGTACGAGGACTACCAAAACCCAAATTATATTGActgttaaaaatgtttctaaaataacTTTGCTTTACCGGTTGATCCTTGTTGTCATTCTGATACATGGtccacattttttattatgtttagtgATAAATCAAGATACAATCTCTCAGTCTGTCCTCTACAGTAATGAGCTTCCTtggctttaaatttatttataaatttcattaCTGATTCTCGTTTAAACTGATATATTGCTAAGTTCCTATCACCCCTTCGATTTTCTCTTGCCGGCATAGAcgagttaaaaaattttttggttaCAGTATCGATCCTTCTTCTTGTTATTCCCAAATGCCTTTTTACATACAGGAACTAATCTTTTTTGTTGACTCATAACGAAAAAGTTTGTTTGAAAAAGCTTTTCTTtgtgtttcaaattttttggtCTTCTTCTTTTTATCGGCACTGTTttacaatactttaaaataaaattatcttgaacatttttttcttttacatggTAAAACCTTGcatgaaattttttgatttcCATCATTGTAAGTAAACTGCACTGCAATGCACCAGTTTTATGGCCACATGTTGGGTAAATCGCAAGAAAGTGTGGACTATATCTACTAAGATGTTTATAATCAGTTTAACTTTACCTTAtagttttttctatatttttcttcCACTTAGCAGGATCTCGTGAAGTTAAAAGTAGGTAGGATATGgcacaaaacaattttatgttTGTATATACGGCTGAAAATTGACTCCAAAGCGAcatctaacaattttttttttttttaatggagaTTGCTCACTTTGGAACTAGACCCATCATATgagccctgaagatgaattaaGTCCAATTCAAAACATTGACTAGAAACACATAGTCTTCTTCATCAATTTACCCACAAAATGCCACCTctaatataaaacaaacttcCAGGATTTTAAACTATATTCTTCTATTCAGTTTACACAAtagtatacaaaaaatatacaataaaagtCATgtgtgtaaaaataattaaaaaagtacttaGACGGATGCAATTCTTGAAGCACTTAGGGCACAATATAACATTCATCAGATCattttcacttaaaatatatacagtccATTTAAAGGCTTGTACAGAAAAATATGTGCACATTAGCTATAAAACATGgtcaataataaactaaacaCAAATAAAGGGGTCGAGTATGTTAAGCCTTTGGAGCCGTTACATCTGTGATCCAAAAAGCAAAAACACCAAGTAGTATTATCATAATATTTCCTGCAATAAAAACACACTTTAACCACACAACAATCCTGACTACTTACAGAGGGTTTTACCTATAAATGTCCAACTCTTTAATAGAATTATTCACATAATTTCCTAGTTTCAAATCGACTGCTGCAGGTCTGCAGCCCTCATAATGATCTGCCGGGATATCTGTCCTTACAGCCCTCATGGAGCTTAAACAGTCCCTAGTTATTACAGTTTCACCTAGCAAGGGTGTGTTAGTAAAAGCAATTTGTAACAAAACCAGCTCGACTCACCAGctcttttttcaataattttcacACAGACATCATCGTTTTCCGGGCATACTTTCGTCCAGTGCCAGAGCCAGTTAAACGGGGTGCCGCACCCCGGTTGGGTCGAGACACATTGGTAACACCATATAGCAGAACCTGAagaataatttaacaaaataaacttgattATTAGAACTGTAGGAACCACACCCTTGTTCTTTACTTACTGGGCACAACGAAGGCgcatattaatattaatactgaTTGTGTCATAATGGTTTCTgataatgttatttattaaataataaagtattaaagggttgttttattgaaaaaaaaaattaattaaaaaaacttgtaaacagtgtacataacctaaaaatacgaatttttaGCGTCTCAAATGCCAACTGTCAAACTTGACGTTTGTCACGTGATTAAACCGGCCAATAGTTAACGCGGATTTTGACGTTGACGTTTCTGAGTTCTGACATGACGCGACGCCATTATTGTAGGCACGCCAAaccgatataaaaaaattgtttgggaAATTTCGCATTTTATCGagaatttaaagacatttttcagGTCCATTACTTGGTTATATTGCCAATATATATACATAGGAATCTTCATTTAAAAGTAAGTTAttagttcatttttttaaataataaggtaATATAAAGGGAATTGTATGTTATGAAGTTGCTGCCCCCATTTTGTTCTCAACTGTTTGGTTCAAATTTCCCTTGAAAGCTTAATGGGTGCTCCCTAATTATTAGCAAGTTATTTAATGGCATTTTTTCATGCAACCAGTATCTAGTACTACAACAAGACCTCTGGAGGTACCCCAGATACTTTCCTGGCTAATTACCCCCTAAGGAAGACAATACAGTGATGGAAGACATTAAAACTGAACTGGTAACTGATTTTGATCATTTGTGATCATCAATTTATTCAACTTCCCTATAGGATATGAATAATACCCAAGAAACAGAAGATGAAGGCTTCATAGTAAAACTAAGGGGTCTCCCATGGTCAGCCACAGCGGACGACATAACCAAATTCCTTGGTGAAGATGGGATCAAACGAGTCCAATTAACTTTGAGCAAAGAGGGGCGTCCCAGTGGAGAAGCCTTTGTAGAGTTAGAGACTGAAGAGGATCTGCATAGAGCCGAAAAGAAGGATAAGGATCACATGGGGTCCAGATATATTGAAGGTATGTGTATAATTAATATTGagtggaaaaaaaatttggttttttatagtttttaaggtGAATCGGGCTGAAATGGAGTGGGTTATGAAGAGATCCGGCAATAATGCTTCTGTCAATGAAGACGGTTGCGTCAGGTTGAGAGGGCTTCCGTTCGGTTGTTCCAAGGAGGAAATCGCTCAGTTTTTCACAGGTAAGTTATTATTGTGGagggaatttatttaatatttaagtttgttGGTGAAAAAAGAGTTTTGTTTTCTTGCAAAGTAGCAACAGGAGTTCAATTTGGAgattaatttataagaattagTTCAATATCATAGATTTCTTGCTAGGTGAGAAAAGTGATTATTATGTGTTAGTATTGTTCATGAAATAATCAATTTTCTAATGTAGCAAGAAATCGATGATAATGAATGAAGTATTTTTTAGAGACCCCTCGAGTTTCCTGATTTAAATTCAgtaaagtttttccaaaaagttgattttcttTCCCAATTAACCCAGTTCTTGATTAAGTttgaatcattaaaaaaaaaacgagattTTTTACTGTACTAAAGCTACTTTGTGTAGATATTCTATTTAGTCTCCGAGGACTGGACCTAGAAAACCCCCGGGTTCTAATATTCCCAATAAAAAATTGGTCAATAATATAcaacagggtcggttaaattttattaatttgggtGGTAGGGTTGGAGATCGTGGCCAACGGTATAACGCTGCTGACCGACTTCTCGGGGCGCAGCTCAGGGGAGGCCTACGTACAGTTTGCGAACAGGGAGGTGGCAGAACGGGCTCTCCAGAAACACAGGGAAAAAATTGGACACAGGTGGGGTAAGGGCGTAGAGATAACGAGAACAATGTTGGCCCTTGTCtactttaacattaaaattaattaaattgttattttgttggcCTCGTTACTACTGTTCTCTTTATGTCTACGGTTAAATGGGGAGGGGGGCGGGCGGGGGGCGACCCATGGCACGCTCTCTTCACActcaaaaccaaaaaaaaaaaaaaccaacaacTTTGATTCATTTAGAGGGTatggtatttattaattttataattattgtatcttttttttttgcttattgttttttttttaactgtttgcTGGTAAAGGTTCTTTGCTGTATGGGTGCTACAGGTTTACTATGCCGAtgaaaaggtttttaccttttTGGGAGTCCTAATGTTTATATGAAGTCAAGTTGAAACTGTAGAAACTATATGGCTTATAACCGTTAGAGGTGTATAATGAAAAAGACCCGTTGATGGTGTCTTTTAAGACTGAAAGgcagtttttataatttaagtaaGTACATAAAGCGTCTGCGGAAAAGCGTAAATTGAATGAATAATGTGTGTAAACATATGTGATTAGTTTTCTAAGCAAATTAGGGAGGCAGAGAATTATTCTCAGATATTACAAGTCCATGTCCTTAATATAAAGTCCACTTTACTGAATTAGGAAGTTGTCCAGGCCAAAATCCTCACTGCTCTCTTTTGATGATGAAAATCTTATTTGCCTGATCAGAATTTTCCCATAAAACTATACTATGCCATATCACAATATAAGAACGATTTGATTCATacacaaagttttccataaaaatggGTTGGTGGCCAATTTCTACAGAATTGGTCAGTTTTTGCTGTTATAGGACCCACAAAAACAGTTCTAGAAGTGCTTAAAACTAGCATCatgtaaaactttatttatgCCAATAGCATTTAGAACACTTATTCTGTAACTATGtaatgggtctaccaatagaagtgatagaagtttagtgggccatgtacgcaaaatggtatgtgtcaaaacgtggatcaagcgtcagttgtgttaagtatactttgacatttcatcatgaatcgtttgagtcaagagcaacgtatagctatcgtgaaaaggtattacgaaaatgcgcaatcggttagagcctgttgtcgtgctcttagagaagattttggccatcgtggacggccttctgagcttgcaataaggcgcacaattaataagtttgaacgggagtacactcttctggataataagccaataacgcgacaaaaaagtgcaaggaccgctggaaatatcgccgctgcaagagaaagtattgacgcgaataacaatgtgtctgttttgcgccgttctcagcaattaggcatttcaccaatttctctgtggcgcattttgaagaaagacttaggcctacatccataaaagatggttctaactcaagaattgaagcctgctgaccatggtttgcgaagaacgtttaccgactgggctctgttgcagttggaacaaaatgccgattttgggaaacaaatcatcttttcagatgaagcccatttttatcttaatggcgttgtcaatacgcaaaattgccgcttctggtgtcagaacaatccccagaaattagtacaggtgctattacacccgttaaaagtgactgtggggtgtggtttgcatgtcgctggaattatcggtccatacttttttgaggatgcaggggggcgtactgtgacagtcaacggagagcgctatcgcgacatgataacaaactttctttggcctgcaattgatCGTGGAGACTTTGTACAGAATTGGTTTTAACAGGACGGAGCAACATCGCACACCGcccgagccacaattaatttattaagagagcgttttgaagatcgaataatttcgcgacatggcaatatcaactggccaccaaggtcctgtgatcttactcccctggacttttttctttggggatatgtgaagttgaaggtgtattctaacaatcctcaaaccatcaatgagttgaaagttaacataactagggttattcgcgaaattcagcccaacttgttagaaaaagtgattgaaaattgggttcatcgtctaaacgtctgccgccgtagccgaggtggacatcttaatgatattttgtttaaaacataatgttacataatgaactacaacatgaaacatcaatcatagaaattaaccaattcgtttttattttttagcaatttaaacttatatcattcttatttGTAGACCCTATACATGGGTATCAATATATAACTTAGTACAATGAAGTTAAAAAAAGAACAGTAATTAGTAATAACTTAACACTTGACAcatgaaaacattttttataaatgttccACCAAAAAATAACACTAAAGCTACAAAATCATTCTACAAGTGACACTTAAAGAGAAAGCGACCATTGAAGTTAAACTTATAGacttaaagaaaatgcaaaataaacaccaaaaaaaaagagGCATTCATTTCGaacaggtttgttacccaattacagaaaagaattttaaaaaaatcaccaaaatatgtataaaaaaatcaaaatgcttaacattctatgtacttaaacagactatctatatacatactagaaagactctgcacacattatattaatagggcatttatataaaataatctaaaatgcctagagttTATTCTTGGTACCCGAAAATTTAAACCAGCCAAAAGGGTATCAATCTTGTTATGAATAAGGTTATTTAGgaattttatggaaataatttctcttctttttgctaatggtataatattaaatttattaaagtataatTGACTATCCAAACCTCTGGCTGGAAAGACACCTTTCTCTCTAAACCAGAGATACTTCATAATCTTGTGCTGAATGCGCTCAATATCATCTATCAGGGTACCAAATTAGAGATCTGTATTCTATTTTTGAGCGTATGTAAGAGaagaaaagtagttttaaagtattaatattttcaaagtgccgacagtttcgataaataaaacccaacaatttggcAGAGTCAGAAACTATTTTTGCTACATGCTTGGCAAAACTTAATTTCGCATCATAAGTAATTCCCAGATCAATTGCCTCATCCACTCTGGCTAACACAACATTATTTGCTCTATAGTCAAAATTGATTGGcaacagttttctagaaaatgagagaatttattaacatttaaatatagtctatTGACATTGCACCAATTCTCTACTTTATTAAGATTTACCTGAAGGAATTCGCCATCGTCTTCAGTATCcatttttgtgaacaattttatatcatccgcaaacagtAAACTCTGACAAGACAGTAAATTGGCaagatcgtttataaataataaaaagagaagcGGGCCCAGATTAGATCCTTGCGGAGCTTCCGAGCACACTTCATATATAGGAGACCTAAGGCCTTTATATTCAACAAACTGTTTACGACCTCGGaagtaagattttattaaagcaacTAAATCCTTAGAAAAACCAAGATAACTTAGCTTATGAAGAAGTACAAAGTGGTCAATttggtcaaaagctttgcagaaATCAAGGTATATTACATCAACCTGACCTCTATTATCCAAATGCTGACACAAATACTCATTTAGGCAAGCCAGGTTTACTGTACAGGAGCGATTTTTGACGAAACCAAattgattatttcaaaaagtttggagAAATTACGTAAGATCGATATAGCTCAGTTTagtataacaaaaaattcagtATAAAACTTGTTTCGATTTGTCATTAAGTCCATTAATTGAATCATAAAACAGgtcaattataatatttttatcacagAATTTACCAAATTACACCTTGTAGGAATTGGAGCATTAATTCCATAGTTGGTACTAAAACCAATAGCTGCGAGCAGATCAGGGTGATCCAACATtctattaatgattttataaaaagttacaaCAATACAATATTACATCAATTACTACAATTACATCGGAAAAACAAACTTAGTAATTGCATTGCTCTAAtggacatttaaaatttttatttttaccaaacatGGTTTAATACGAAATTCCCAATAATAAGGCAACTTATGCTTGACAGATCAAAAAGTAGTTGTACAAAACAGAtgaactaaaacaaaaaaaaattatatactttatataGCTTAAGTTAACAGAGTACAAAAACTTAAGAGTATAAAAATTgatatgatttaaaaacaacCGAGATCCCAAGCTGCCAACTTTAGTATACTACagacaaaagaaatttaaatgaaggttaaataataaaaagagcgATTTTATGGTCATAAGGGGTCATAATCAttggagtaatttttaaatatagtagcTATGGTGCTATTTCTTGCTAAGTTAGTCGGtctagtttataaataaaaaaggtgttTTCTAGTATgggaacaaaaaaagatttaagtcCCTTAAAAGATGACGTGCATCAATTTTATAGTtgcaaagtttaaataaaaaaagctggCGCTTAGAATAGCGCAATGCCTCAGAGATAAAAACTTAAGTCGTTGTAAAAGTAACTACTTATGGTACTACTTTCTCGCAGGTTATAATCTATCAATTTTGAGGCacagatatttcaaaaaacctGCGCCGCACGTATTCGAGTCTGTCTATATAGTTGAGGAACCATACCATTGCTCCATAAAGTAATTTAGACTTAATTATATAAGGTAATAAGACTGTCGAACCTTTTTGAGAGTTTTCAAGAAAGATTTAAGAATTTCATcaatatatttgttaaatgtGAGGTTGTTTTCAATTCCTCGTAGAGTCGACATGTCCTAAGGAAGGTTcacactattttttataatatattcgTATTCCAAATGTTCTTACTTATTGGGTCAACTCATTGAGGCATGGTTTTTATAAATTCTACGGATGACATATGGAAATTCATAATATTGCTGATCTGTGCATTTTGTGATTGAATGTTGTCTAGTAAAGGGGTTTTTCAAACAAATCGTACTCCTATGGACTCGAGAAGAATTTAT
This window encodes:
- the LOC126736244 gene encoding uncharacterized protein LOC126736244; translated protein: MTQSVLILICAFVVPSSAIWCYQCVSTQPGCGTPFNWLWHWTKVCPENDDVCVKIIEKRAGETVITRDCLSSMRAVRTDIPADHYEGCRPAAVDLKLGNYVNNSIKELDIYRKYYDNTTWCFCFLDHRCNGSKGLTYSTPLFVFSLLLTMFYS